In the Candidatus Methylomirabilota bacterium genome, one interval contains:
- a CDS encoding C4-type zinc ribbon domain-containing protein, which yields MSELQTLIHLQEYDARIAGLEAEVARLPKQIEALQASLVEAKKAVDAIKARLDTTRKELRAKEKDLDDIGVKRAKSEARLYEVKTNTEYSAVLAEIENIKALKARTEEEILALMERQESLALEIREAEARHRTREEQARRDEAVIRQKLAAAEQELEGVRGERASLARELPRGVLGDYERILKARGGLAIAAVTSAAVCGGCRVGIRPQAVQELRAAQDLLHCESCGRFLFWQESA from the coding sequence GTGTCCGAGCTGCAGACGCTGATCCACCTCCAGGAATACGACGCCCGCATCGCGGGCCTCGAAGCCGAAGTGGCCCGTCTCCCCAAGCAGATCGAAGCGCTCCAGGCCTCGCTGGTCGAAGCCAAGAAGGCGGTGGACGCCATCAAGGCACGGCTGGACACCACCAGGAAGGAGCTGCGGGCGAAGGAAAAGGACCTCGACGACATCGGCGTCAAGCGCGCGAAGTCGGAGGCGCGGCTCTACGAGGTGAAGACCAATACCGAGTACTCCGCCGTCCTGGCCGAGATCGAGAACATCAAGGCCCTGAAGGCGCGGACCGAGGAGGAGATCCTGGCGCTGATGGAGCGGCAGGAGAGCCTCGCCCTCGAGATCCGCGAGGCGGAGGCCCGCCACCGGACGCGCGAGGAGCAAGCGCGGCGTGACGAAGCGGTCATCCGCCAGAAGCTGGCGGCCGCCGAGCAGGAGCTGGAAGGCGTGCGGGGGGAGCGGGCCTCGCTGGCACGCGAACTGCCGCGCGGCGTGCTGGGCGACTACGAGCGCATCCTCAAGGCGCGCGGCGGCCTGGCCATCGCCGCCGTGACGAGCGCCGCCGTGTGCGGTGGCTGTCGCGTCGGCATCCGGCCGCAGGCGGTCCAGGAGCTGCGGGCGGCGCAGGATCTCCTCCACTGCGAGAGCTGCGGCCGCTTCCTCTTCTGGCAGGAATCTGCCTGA
- a CDS encoding endonuclease MutS2, with protein MEAGRIWGRGIEWDAVRALLAQQAHTAMGRERALTVEPLVDLPAIQSAIEATRQARLALAEAGAPALDTFPDIRPILERCRITGSVLDGTELALLVPALDAGPRLVAYGRGIRPLAPAIATLAETLPRVADLSEALRRALAEDGSVTDDASPRLRHLRREVRERRRRIVADLERAFQGSDADRLFADRYVTMRHGRYVLPVRAEARTRVRGIVHDRSQSGQTLFVEPAEAVEANNDLVQLAREEEAETARILAELTDAIRARLADLDVLVDAVGELDWIFARAHLAERMAASAPVVDSERRVALRGARHPLLLAQSWDRPERPVVPVDLDLTADRPAVVITGPNAGGKTIALKTLALHALMAQCGCHLPAEEGSRLPVFTRVHAIIGDDQSVAENLSTFSAFVKQVREILDEADDRSLVLLDELGAGTDPDEGAALAQAIVEALAERGALVMATTHLEPLKAFASTHPRARNASVEFDTATLAPTYRLRYDRPGQSLALTIAAHLGLAPDLIARAQEHRAEHAARLSELLARLDEHTRSEAERVRAIEGREQEAAARLAAAREAEGAAQRQSQDLIARARAEAIQLLADIRRAVAAEWERLKRSERTRRDLEQSRQRISQAAARIAPHVSPAAGVTEALAPGATVTAEHLGLRGELIAIAGETATVRAGMVTLRVPLGALRPAQAPAPDADRAAGASIAAIRGTIRLPQKTGVGSELHLLGRTTDEARDLVEQYLDDAFMAGLPTVRLIHGKGTGALRKTVRDLLAGHPLVESYRDGEPSEGGAGATVAALKVGA; from the coding sequence ATGGAGGCAGGCCGAATCTGGGGGCGGGGCATCGAGTGGGACGCCGTTCGCGCCCTCTTGGCGCAGCAGGCGCACACCGCAATGGGCCGGGAGCGGGCGTTGACGGTCGAGCCGCTCGTTGATCTCCCGGCGATCCAATCAGCAATCGAAGCGACGCGGCAGGCGCGCCTGGCGCTCGCCGAGGCGGGCGCCCCTGCATTGGACACCTTCCCCGACATCCGTCCCATCCTGGAGCGCTGTCGCATCACCGGCAGCGTCCTGGACGGCACCGAGCTGGCGCTCCTCGTCCCCGCGCTCGACGCGGGCCCCCGGCTCGTCGCCTACGGGCGCGGCATCCGGCCCCTGGCGCCGGCGATCGCGACGCTGGCGGAGACCCTGCCCCGGGTCGCTGACCTGAGCGAAGCCCTCCGCCGCGCGCTGGCCGAGGACGGATCGGTGACCGACGACGCCAGCCCGCGCCTGCGGCACCTCCGCCGCGAGGTCCGCGAGCGGCGGCGGCGCATCGTGGCCGACCTGGAGCGGGCGTTCCAGGGCAGCGACGCCGACCGCCTCTTCGCCGACCGCTACGTCACCATGCGCCATGGCCGGTACGTCCTGCCCGTGCGCGCCGAGGCCCGCACGCGGGTGCGGGGCATCGTCCACGACCGCTCGCAGAGCGGTCAGACGCTGTTCGTCGAGCCCGCCGAGGCGGTGGAGGCCAATAACGATCTCGTGCAGCTCGCGCGCGAGGAAGAGGCAGAGACGGCGCGGATCCTGGCCGAGCTGACCGACGCGATCCGCGCGCGCCTGGCCGACCTCGACGTGCTGGTGGACGCCGTCGGGGAGCTCGACTGGATCTTCGCCCGCGCCCACCTGGCCGAACGGATGGCCGCGAGCGCTCCCGTCGTCGATTCCGAGCGGCGCGTGGCGTTGCGAGGCGCGCGCCACCCGCTGCTGCTGGCCCAGAGCTGGGACAGGCCCGAGCGGCCCGTCGTTCCCGTCGACCTGGACCTGACCGCCGACCGGCCCGCCGTCGTCATCACCGGCCCCAACGCCGGCGGCAAGACCATCGCCCTCAAGACCCTGGCGCTGCACGCCCTCATGGCCCAGTGCGGCTGCCATCTCCCTGCCGAGGAAGGCTCGCGGCTGCCGGTCTTCACCCGCGTCCACGCCATCATCGGCGACGACCAGAGCGTCGCCGAGAACCTCTCCACCTTCTCGGCCTTCGTCAAGCAGGTGCGCGAGATTCTCGACGAGGCCGACGACCGGTCGCTGGTGCTCCTCGACGAACTGGGGGCCGGGACCGATCCCGACGAGGGGGCGGCGCTGGCGCAGGCCATCGTCGAGGCGCTGGCCGAGCGGGGCGCGCTGGTCATGGCGACCACGCACCTCGAGCCCCTCAAGGCCTTCGCGAGCACACATCCCCGCGCCCGCAACGCCTCCGTCGAGTTCGACACGGCGACGCTGGCGCCGACGTACCGACTCCGCTACGACCGCCCCGGTCAGAGCCTGGCCCTCACCATCGCGGCCCACCTGGGGTTGGCCCCCGATCTCATCGCCCGGGCCCAGGAGCACCGCGCCGAGCACGCCGCCCGGCTCAGCGAGTTGCTCGCCCGGCTCGACGAGCACACCCGCTCCGAGGCGGAACGGGTACGCGCCATCGAGGGCCGGGAGCAGGAGGCGGCGGCGCGCCTGGCCGCCGCCCGCGAAGCCGAGGGGGCCGCGCAACGTCAGTCGCAGGATCTCATCGCGCGCGCCCGGGCGGAGGCGATCCAGCTGCTCGCCGACATCCGGCGCGCCGTCGCCGCCGAGTGGGAGCGGCTCAAGCGCTCCGAGCGGACGCGGCGCGACCTCGAGCAGAGCCGCCAGCGGATCAGCCAGGCGGCTGCGCGCATCGCGCCACACGTGAGCCCGGCCGCCGGCGTCACCGAGGCGCTGGCGCCGGGGGCGACCGTCACGGCCGAGCACCTCGGCCTGCGCGGGGAGCTCATCGCCATCGCCGGCGAGACGGCCACCGTGCGCGCCGGCATGGTGACCCTGCGGGTGCCCCTGGGTGCCCTCCGCCCGGCGCAGGCTCCCGCCCCGGACGCCGATCGCGCGGCGGGCGCCTCCATCGCCGCCATCCGGGGGACGATCCGGCTGCCCCAGAAGACGGGCGTGGGGTCCGAGCTGCACCTGCTGGGGCGCACCACCGACGAGGCGCGCGATCTGGTGGAGCAGTATCTCGACGACGCGTTCATGGCGGGGCTGCCGACGGTCCGCCTCATCCACGGTAAGGGCACCGGCGCGCTGAGGAAGACGGTCCGCGATCTCCTCGCGGGCCACCCCCTGGTCGAGTCCTATCGCGACGGGGAGCCGTCTGAGGGCGGTGCGGGGGCCACCGTCGCCGCGCTCAAGGTGGGCGCTTGA
- the rnhA gene encoding ribonuclease HI, with protein MEGEVVVYTDGACAGNPGPGGWAAVITDGDEERIVSGAEPATTNQRMELTAAIEGLAAIPGRRRVRLHTDSAYLVNCFRDRWWERWERNGWIGADKKPVVNRDLWERLLAQTRRHDVVWVKVAGHSGDALNDRVDRLARQAIASLTKSTS; from the coding sequence TTGGAGGGCGAGGTCGTCGTCTACACCGACGGCGCGTGCGCCGGCAACCCCGGCCCCGGGGGCTGGGCGGCCGTCATCACCGACGGCGACGAGGAGCGCATCGTCTCGGGCGCCGAGCCCGCCACGACCAACCAGCGCATGGAGCTCACCGCCGCCATCGAGGGGCTCGCCGCGATTCCCGGCCGCCGGCGCGTGCGCCTGCACACCGACAGCGCCTACCTCGTCAACTGCTTCCGCGACCGCTGGTGGGAACGCTGGGAGCGGAACGGCTGGATCGGTGCCGACAAGAAACCCGTCGTCAACCGCGATCTCTGGGAGCGCCTGCTCGCGCAGACCCGACGCCACGACGTCGTCTGGGTGAAAGTGGCCGGTCACAGCGGCGACGCGCTGAACGACCGCGTCGACCGCCTGGCGCGCCAGGCCATTGCCTCTCTCACGAAGTCCACATCCTGA
- a CDS encoding alpha/beta fold hydrolase, giving the protein MIRIEETRTQIVRRSVRVDGRQVSYLTVADPTAEEPILLIHGSGVSARYWTEQLRGLARTLRVLALDLPGHGESDPIADSSVEAYADVVAEFLAVLGTGPVFVAGHSLGGAVALAFAARRAHAVRGLILLSSCAKLSRTNSWTENMLSYLPGPLRKILFFMMAKKMLFAPGASDLAVRLGMQELVACRAETILKDLQAAKAMDLTEQASGLDVPALIMCGSRDKVTPPVLSERLHELIRRSRLDIIERTGHMVLLEAPERVNRAILDFIGSLGVQREAALSQRFREAPMRSLLRSLRDRARALFRCR; this is encoded by the coding sequence GTGATCAGGATCGAGGAAACCAGGACGCAGATCGTCCGCCGTTCCGTCCGAGTGGACGGGCGCCAGGTATCCTATCTGACGGTGGCGGATCCGACGGCAGAAGAACCGATACTTCTGATTCATGGATCCGGAGTGAGTGCGCGCTACTGGACAGAGCAGCTCCGGGGCTTGGCGAGAACGCTGCGGGTCCTGGCTCTGGACCTGCCTGGACATGGCGAGTCTGATCCGATCGCGGACTCGAGCGTCGAGGCGTACGCCGATGTCGTCGCCGAGTTCCTGGCCGTGCTCGGCACGGGTCCCGTTTTCGTCGCCGGGCACTCATTGGGTGGCGCAGTCGCCCTGGCGTTTGCCGCCCGGCGAGCACACGCGGTCAGAGGCCTTATCCTCCTCTCGAGCTGCGCGAAGCTTTCCCGGACCAATAGCTGGACAGAAAACATGCTTTCCTATCTGCCGGGGCCGCTCCGAAAGATCCTCTTCTTCATGATGGCGAAGAAGATGCTGTTCGCGCCGGGGGCGTCGGACCTGGCGGTTCGGCTGGGGATGCAAGAGCTCGTCGCCTGCCGAGCGGAGACTATCCTGAAGGACCTGCAGGCTGCGAAAGCCATGGACTTGACGGAGCAGGCGAGCGGACTCGATGTTCCCGCCCTCATCATGTGCGGGAGCCGAGACAAGGTCACTCCTCCCGTGCTCTCTGAGCGCCTGCATGAGTTGATCCGACGATCCCGGCTCGACATCATCGAGCGGACCGGACACATGGTCCTTCTGGAGGCCCCCGAGCGAGTCAACCGGGCCATCCTGGACTTCATTGGCTCGCTGGGGGTCCAGCGCGAGGCGGCGTTGTCGCAGCGGTTTCGCGAGGCCCCCATGCGGTCGCTACTTCGTAGCCTTCGAGACCGCGCGCGAGCGCTGTTTCGCTGCCGATAG
- the rpsU gene encoding 30S ribosomal protein S21, whose product MTKVIIEPDESFESALKRFKKQCEKAGLLSEFKKRQHYEKPSVRRKRKALAARKKAKRRERMSD is encoded by the coding sequence GTGACCAAGGTCATCATCGAGCCCGACGAGTCCTTCGAGAGCGCCCTCAAACGCTTCAAGAAGCAGTGCGAGAAGGCCGGGCTCCTGTCCGAATTCAAAAAGCGCCAGCACTACGAAAAACCCAGCGTCCGCAGGAAGCGGAAGGCGCTAGCAGCGCGCAAGAAGGCGAAGCGGCGCGAGCGGATGTCCGATTAG
- the dnaG gene encoding DNA primase, translating into MAGYSPTLLDDIRASVDLVDLIGRFVNLRKAGTNWKGLCPFHAEKTPSFMVNPRKGIFHCFGCGVGGDAFSFLMRQDRLSFPEAVRALAKTAGVALPEERATSPADSGREELFKIVELAARFYADALGKPGGERARDYLAKRGIDPEVARRFGLGYAPEGWDALLAFMRAERVAAEGLETAGLVLSRPGGGSFYDRFRGRLIFAIRDVQGRVVAFGGRAFGDEQPKYLNSPETPIYTKGNLLYAIDLARGTMRERNRALLVEGYVDCLMAHQHGFTETVAALGTAFTPAQLGTLRRYCEEVVTFFDADAAGQKAAERAAELLEPSGDGLAWSVNRTGVFETGAPFRLKVALLPPGHDPDTFLREHGAAALTARIEAARSLLGYALDRAIADPDGTTGARARATAFARVALMLAKVGDAEEAVTLSREAAAKLRVDPTQLWIEAQRLQSALRKPGPTPRPAPTSAGRAEDRALVRLLLHHDAARPALLSLIEESELGGEALRAIVAALKARPDVPAESLTTDLDDAARSLLAALLVEEDAHAGSDLQASIADFRRRLELAQRLRRIREVSRRIAEAQSADAGQPPLVEDLRLLDREGREVHASTLGVAPPHHPGPEGPQGAQTHE; encoded by the coding sequence ATGGCTGGCTACTCGCCCACGCTGCTCGACGACATCCGCGCCAGCGTCGATCTCGTCGACCTCATCGGCCGGTTCGTGAATCTCAGGAAGGCGGGGACCAACTGGAAGGGGCTGTGCCCGTTCCACGCCGAGAAGACGCCCTCGTTCATGGTCAACCCGAGGAAGGGCATCTTCCACTGCTTCGGCTGCGGCGTGGGCGGCGACGCCTTTAGCTTCCTCATGCGTCAGGACCGGCTCTCGTTCCCCGAGGCCGTACGCGCGCTGGCGAAGACCGCGGGCGTGGCGCTGCCCGAAGAGCGCGCCACCTCGCCCGCGGACTCCGGGCGGGAAGAGCTGTTCAAGATCGTGGAGCTGGCGGCACGATTCTACGCGGACGCCCTGGGGAAGCCCGGCGGCGAGCGCGCCCGGGACTACCTCGCCAAGCGCGGCATCGACCCCGAGGTCGCCCGGCGCTTCGGGCTCGGCTATGCGCCGGAGGGCTGGGATGCGCTGCTCGCCTTCATGCGCGCCGAGCGCGTCGCCGCCGAGGGGCTGGAGACGGCGGGCCTGGTGCTGTCCCGGCCGGGGGGCGGCAGCTTCTACGACCGCTTCCGGGGGCGCTTGATCTTCGCCATCCGCGACGTCCAGGGTCGCGTCGTCGCGTTCGGCGGCCGCGCCTTCGGCGATGAGCAGCCCAAGTACCTCAACTCCCCGGAGACGCCCATCTACACGAAAGGCAACCTCCTCTACGCCATCGATCTGGCGCGGGGGACGATGCGTGAGCGCAACCGCGCGCTCCTCGTCGAGGGGTACGTCGACTGCCTGATGGCGCACCAGCACGGCTTCACCGAGACCGTCGCCGCTCTGGGCACGGCGTTCACCCCCGCTCAGCTCGGCACTCTGCGGCGGTACTGCGAGGAGGTCGTGACCTTCTTCGACGCCGACGCGGCCGGCCAGAAGGCGGCGGAGCGCGCCGCCGAGCTGCTGGAGCCGAGCGGCGACGGCCTGGCTTGGTCGGTGAACCGCACGGGCGTGTTCGAGACGGGCGCTCCCTTCCGGTTGAAGGTCGCCCTCCTGCCGCCGGGCCACGACCCCGACACCTTCCTGCGCGAGCACGGCGCCGCCGCCCTGACCGCGCGGATCGAAGCCGCGCGGAGCCTGCTCGGCTACGCGCTCGATCGCGCCATCGCCGATCCCGACGGGACCACCGGGGCGCGGGCCCGCGCGACGGCGTTCGCCCGCGTCGCCCTGATGCTGGCCAAGGTGGGCGACGCGGAGGAAGCCGTGACGCTCTCGCGCGAGGCCGCCGCCAAGCTGCGCGTGGACCCGACCCAGCTCTGGATCGAGGCCCAGCGGCTACAGTCCGCCCTGCGCAAGCCGGGCCCGACCCCGCGGCCCGCGCCCACGTCGGCCGGGCGCGCCGAGGATCGCGCCCTCGTCCGCCTCCTGCTGCACCACGACGCGGCGCGCCCGGCGTTGCTGTCGCTGATCGAGGAGAGCGAGCTGGGCGGCGAGGCGCTGCGCGCCATCGTCGCCGCGCTCAAGGCCCGCCCCGACGTGCCCGCCGAAAGCCTCACGACCGACCTCGACGACGCGGCCCGTAGCCTGCTGGCTGCGCTCCTCGTCGAGGAGGACGCGCATGCCGGGAGCGATCTCCAGGCGAGCATCGCCGATTTCCGGCGGCGCCTCGAGCTGGCCCAACGCCTCCGGCGCATTCGCGAGGTCAGTCGGCGCATCGCCGAGGCGCAGTCCGCCGACGCCGGGCAACCCCCGCTCGTCGAGGACCTCCGCCTGCTCGACCGCGAGGGGCGCGAGGTGCACGCCAGCACGCTCGGCGTCGCCCCGCCGCACCACCCGGGACCCGAGGGTCCCCAAGGAGCTCAGACGCATGAGTGA
- a CDS encoding sodium/proton-translocating pyrophosphatase, whose translation LVGFVLGKEALGGFLAGATLVGVFLALMMANAGGAWDNAKKFIEEGNLGGKGSDAHRAAVVGDTVGDPFKDTSGPSMNILIKLMSVVSLVCAPLFR comes from the coding sequence CTGGTCGGCTTCGTCCTGGGCAAGGAGGCCCTCGGCGGGTTCCTCGCCGGGGCCACCCTGGTGGGCGTGTTCCTCGCGCTCATGATGGCGAACGCCGGGGGGGCCTGGGACAACGCCAAGAAGTTCATCGAGGAGGGGAACCTGGGCGGCAAGGGCTCGGACGCCCACCGGGCGGCCGTGGTCGGCGACACCGTGGGGGACCCCTTCAAGGACACCTCGGGGCCGTCGATGAACATCCTGATCAAGCTGATGTCGGTCGTGTCCCTGGTCTGCGCGCCGCTGTTTCGCTGA
- the rpoD gene encoding RNA polymerase sigma factor RpoD — MSEEPKIEELDRLISMGKQKGFLTYDEVNDALPSDIVSLDQLDDIMMMFGAMDIEVVDSAKAARLPSEVQRGVPAEEPDEEGPEPIDLTPGPVGRTEDPVRLYLREMGRVALLTREGEIALAKRIEEGKNQIANAILSTNLALERFRELREHLRRADVSVKEVVDVNEEEFTEEKELELTRQVINAFGGVDRLLRERDKLVEQAKKLRAKSPGKKTAKGREPAWKKLEGRAQGLQRRVLEKLRTLNIGNQIIDREDPDPARRGLVQRLRDLVEDIERAERVIDLWTNGNSKSKEERQNLLFVSFREPATNGANSDLHLKAAKKFPTLKQQQIWVAQQEIKAAEARANARADEIKRVMAIIKQGQQKAAQAKKEMVEANLRLVISIAKKYTNRGLQFLDLIQEGNIGLMKAVDKFEYRRGYKFSTYATWWIRQAITRAIADQARTIRIPVHMIETINKLIRTSRQLVQELGREPTPEEIATKMEVPVDKVRKVLKIAQEPISLETPIGEEEDSHLGDFIEDKQVVSPVESIISLSLREQTNKVLNTLTPREEKVLRLRFGLSDGCEHTLEEVGQDFAVTRERIRQIEAKALRKLRHPSRSKKLRSFLES; from the coding sequence ATGAGTGAAGAACCAAAGATCGAGGAGCTCGACCGCCTCATCTCGATGGGTAAGCAGAAGGGCTTCCTCACCTACGACGAGGTGAACGACGCCCTTCCGTCGGACATCGTGTCGCTCGACCAGCTCGACGACATCATGATGATGTTCGGCGCGATGGACATCGAGGTGGTCGATTCCGCCAAGGCGGCGCGCCTGCCCTCCGAGGTCCAGCGCGGGGTTCCGGCTGAGGAGCCGGACGAGGAGGGGCCCGAGCCGATCGACCTCACACCCGGCCCGGTCGGCCGGACCGAGGACCCCGTCCGGCTCTACCTGCGCGAGATGGGCCGCGTCGCGCTGCTCACGCGCGAGGGCGAGATCGCGCTGGCTAAGCGCATCGAGGAAGGCAAGAACCAGATCGCCAACGCGATCCTCAGCACCAATCTGGCGCTCGAGCGGTTCCGCGAGCTGCGCGAGCACCTCCGCCGGGCCGACGTCTCCGTCAAGGAGGTCGTCGACGTCAACGAAGAGGAGTTCACCGAAGAGAAAGAGCTGGAGCTGACGCGCCAGGTGATCAACGCCTTCGGCGGGGTCGATCGGCTCCTCCGCGAGCGCGACAAGCTGGTGGAGCAGGCCAAGAAGCTGCGGGCCAAGTCGCCCGGCAAGAAGACGGCCAAAGGCCGGGAGCCGGCCTGGAAGAAGCTGGAGGGCCGGGCGCAAGGGCTGCAGCGCCGGGTTCTGGAGAAGCTCCGCACGCTGAACATCGGCAACCAGATCATCGACCGCGAGGACCCCGATCCCGCGCGCCGGGGGCTCGTGCAGCGGCTGCGCGACCTGGTCGAAGACATCGAGCGGGCCGAGCGGGTGATCGATCTGTGGACCAACGGGAACAGCAAGTCGAAGGAGGAGCGGCAGAACCTACTGTTTGTCTCGTTCCGCGAGCCGGCCACCAACGGCGCCAACAGCGATCTCCACCTGAAGGCCGCCAAGAAGTTCCCCACCCTCAAGCAGCAGCAGATCTGGGTCGCTCAGCAGGAGATCAAGGCCGCCGAGGCGCGCGCCAACGCCAGGGCCGACGAGATCAAGCGCGTCATGGCCATCATCAAGCAAGGTCAGCAGAAGGCCGCTCAGGCCAAGAAGGAGATGGTGGAGGCCAACCTCAGGTTGGTCATCTCGATCGCCAAGAAGTACACGAACCGTGGCCTGCAGTTCCTCGACCTGATCCAGGAGGGCAACATCGGCCTCATGAAGGCCGTGGACAAGTTCGAGTACCGCCGGGGCTACAAGTTCTCGACCTACGCGACCTGGTGGATCCGCCAGGCAATCACCCGCGCCATCGCCGATCAGGCGCGCACGATCCGCATCCCCGTGCACATGATCGAGACCATCAACAAGCTCATCCGGACGTCCCGCCAGCTCGTCCAGGAACTGGGGCGCGAGCCGACCCCCGAGGAGATTGCGACGAAGATGGAGGTCCCCGTCGACAAGGTGCGCAAGGTCCTCAAGATCGCGCAGGAGCCCATCTCCCTGGAGACGCCCATCGGCGAGGAGGAGGACAGCCACCTGGGCGACTTCATCGAGGACAAGCAGGTGGTCTCGCCGGTCGAGTCGATCATCAGCCTCAGCCTCCGCGAGCAGACCAACAAGGTCCTGAACACGCTCACGCCGCGCGAGGAGAAGGTCCTCCGGCTGCGGTTCGGGCTCTCGGACGGCTGCGAGCACACGCTGGAGGAGGTCGGCCAGGACTTCGCCGTCACCCGCGAGCGCATCCGCCAGATCGAGGCCAAGGCCCTTCGCAAGCTGCGGCATCCCTCGCGGTCGAAAAAACTCCGGAGCTTCCTGGAGTCGTGA